A part of Deltaproteobacteria bacterium genomic DNA contains:
- a CDS encoding cation transporter codes for MHERDPARELGALRSGLTATALLCIVELVGGYLTNSLALVSDAAHMFTDMAALGLTLFALWICSRPASETKTFGYYRAEILAALVNGVVLWVIVVFIVAEAWRRLHDPPAVEGRGLLALALLGLVVNAVVALRLREHRGRSLNLYGAYLHVLSDLLGSFGAVAAGLVIVLTGWNAADALASGLIAALILFGSWALVREAVDVLMEAVPAHIDLEALRRSLERVPGTDEVHDLHVWSLTTGRYALSAHAVVAVDHDADDAILAALADVCAREFHIEHVTIQIEHESRRAAEPAH; via the coding sequence ATGCACGAGCGCGACCCCGCCCGCGAGCTCGGCGCCCTGCGCAGCGGCCTCACGGCGACCGCGCTCCTCTGCATCGTCGAGCTGGTGGGCGGCTACCTGACCAACAGCCTCGCGCTCGTGAGCGACGCGGCCCACATGTTCACCGACATGGCGGCCCTCGGCTTGACGCTCTTCGCGCTCTGGATCTGCAGCCGGCCGGCGAGCGAGACGAAGACCTTCGGCTACTACCGGGCCGAGATCCTCGCCGCGCTGGTGAACGGCGTGGTGCTGTGGGTGATCGTCGTGTTCATCGTGGCCGAGGCGTGGCGGCGGCTGCACGATCCACCGGCGGTCGAGGGCCGCGGGCTCCTGGCCCTCGCCCTCCTGGGGCTCGTCGTGAACGCGGTGGTGGCCCTGCGGCTGCGCGAGCACCGCGGGCGGAGCCTCAACCTGTACGGCGCCTACCTCCACGTCCTCTCGGACCTGCTCGGCTCGTTCGGCGCGGTGGCCGCGGGGCTGGTCATCGTGCTCACGGGCTGGAACGCCGCCGACGCGCTGGCGAGCGGGCTCATCGCCGCCCTCATCCTCTTCGGCTCGTGGGCGCTCGTGCGCGAGGCGGTGGACGTGCTCATGGAGGCGGTACCGGCGCACATCGACCTGGAGGCGCTCCGCCGCTCGCTCGAGCGCGTGCCGGGCACGGACGAGGTGCACGACCTGCACGTGTGGAGCCTCACCACCGGCCGCTACGCGCTCTCGGCGCACGCCGTGGTGGCGGTCGATCACGACGCGGACGACGCCATCCTGGCCGCCCTGGCCGACGTCTGCGCGCGCGAGTTCCACATCGAGCACGTGACCATCCAGATCGAGCACGAGAGCCGCCGCGCGGCGGAGCCCGCGCACTGA
- a CDS encoding RtcB family protein produces the protein MRVPGRIYASEKLMAELRDDPALGQVANVAHLPGIVGHALAMPDIHWGYGFPIGGVAAVDAEEGAISPGGIGFDINCGVRLLRTALAADDVGPHLGRLADALYQAIPAGVGSEGAIPKLTRAEEKQMLARGAAWAVAREFGRASDLEATEEGGCLREADPDAVSDTALERGRSQVGTLGSGNHFLEVQRVDEVYDPRAAAALGLAAGGVTVMIHSGSRGLGYQVCDDALRTMGRAMARYGIDMPDRQLACVPLRSPEGQQYFAAMAAAANFAWTNRQVMSGLAERAFAAALGLGPAALRFGLVYDVCHNIAKLEEHPVDGRPRRVCVHRKGATRAFGPGHPALAAHLRPLGQPVIIPGDMGRYSFLLLGTAGAMAETFGTTCHGAGRVMSRTQAKKAGHGLDLVAELGRRGVLVRAQSLRGVAEEMPWAYKDVADVVDVVDRAGLARRVARLRPLAVVKG, from the coding sequence ATGCGGGTGCCCGGGCGGATCTACGCGAGCGAGAAGCTCATGGCCGAGCTGCGCGACGATCCCGCGCTCGGGCAGGTCGCGAACGTGGCGCACCTGCCCGGGATCGTCGGGCATGCCCTCGCCATGCCCGACATCCACTGGGGCTACGGCTTCCCGATCGGCGGCGTGGCCGCGGTCGACGCCGAGGAGGGCGCGATCTCGCCCGGCGGCATCGGCTTCGACATCAACTGCGGCGTGCGCCTGCTGCGCACCGCGCTCGCCGCCGACGACGTCGGCCCGCACCTCGGGCGTCTCGCCGACGCGCTCTACCAGGCGATCCCGGCCGGCGTCGGCTCCGAGGGTGCCATCCCGAAACTCACCCGGGCCGAGGAGAAGCAGATGCTCGCGCGCGGCGCGGCCTGGGCGGTGGCGCGCGAGTTCGGCCGGGCCTCCGACCTGGAGGCGACGGAGGAGGGCGGCTGCCTCCGCGAGGCCGACCCCGACGCCGTGTCGGACACGGCGCTCGAGCGCGGGCGGAGCCAGGTCGGGACGCTCGGCTCCGGGAACCACTTCCTCGAGGTCCAGCGCGTGGACGAGGTGTACGACCCGCGCGCCGCCGCGGCGCTCGGCCTCGCGGCGGGCGGGGTGACGGTCATGATCCACTCCGGGTCGCGCGGGCTCGGCTACCAGGTGTGCGACGACGCGCTCCGCACCATGGGGCGGGCCATGGCGCGCTACGGGATCGACATGCCCGACCGCCAGCTCGCCTGCGTGCCGCTGCGCTCGCCCGAGGGGCAGCAGTACTTCGCTGCCATGGCGGCGGCGGCGAACTTCGCCTGGACGAACCGCCAGGTGATGAGCGGTCTCGCCGAGCGCGCCTTCGCGGCGGCGCTCGGCCTCGGGCCCGCCGCGCTCCGCTTCGGGCTCGTCTACGACGTCTGCCACAACATCGCCAAGCTCGAGGAGCACCCGGTCGACGGCCGGCCGCGCCGCGTGTGCGTGCACCGCAAAGGTGCGACGCGCGCCTTCGGCCCGGGCCATCCCGCCCTCGCCGCCCATCTCCGCCCCCTCGGGCAGCCCGTCATCATCCCCGGTGACATGGGCCGCTACTCCTTCCTCCTCCTCGGCACGGCGGGTGCGATGGCCGAGACCTTCGGCACGACCTGCCACGGCGCCGGCCGCGTCATGAGCCGCACCCAGGCGAAGAAGGCCGGGCACGGGCTCGACCTGGTGGCCGAGCTCGGCAGGCGCGGGGTGCTCGTGCGCGCCCAGTCGCTCCGCGGCGTCGCCGAGGAGATGCCCTGGGCCTACAAGGACGTGGCCGACGTGGTGGACGTCGTCGACCGGGCCGGGCTGGCGCGCCGGGTCGCCCGCCTCCGGCCGCTCGCGGTGGTGAAGGGGTGA
- a CDS encoding archease produces MVTRARDLGPCVREIEHTADLGLEVDAPSLPLLFERAGLGMLGLMIDLAAVEPRARVAIALAAEDREALLRDWLQHLLVRLQAGTFALSELAVEEVNERALRAWGAGERVDRARHRLYTEVKGVTYHQLALRETASGWWARIILDV; encoded by the coding sequence ATGGTCACCCGGGCACGCGATCTGGGCCCCTGCGTGCGCGAGATCGAGCACACGGCCGACCTGGGGCTCGAGGTGGACGCGCCGAGCCTGCCCCTCCTCTTCGAGCGAGCGGGTCTGGGCATGCTCGGGCTCATGATCGACCTCGCGGCGGTCGAGCCGCGCGCGCGCGTCGCGATCGCGCTCGCGGCCGAGGACCGCGAGGCCCTGCTCCGCGACTGGCTCCAGCACCTCCTTGTCCGCCTGCAGGCCGGAACCTTCGCGCTGAGCGAGCTCGCCGTCGAGGAGGTGAACGAGCGCGCGCTCCGCGCCTGGGGCGCGGGCGAGCGCGTTGACCGCGCCCGGCACCGTCTCTATACGGAGGTGAAGGGCGTCACCTACCACCAGCTCGCACTGCGCGAGACGGCGAGCGGCTGGTGGGCGCGCATCATCCTGGACGTCTGA
- a CDS encoding MerR family transcriptional regulator gives MSAIDLPGKLYFKIGEVARLVGVKPYVLRYWESEFGALRPGKTRSRHRLYRRKDVETLLEIRRLLYVERYTIEGAKRRLREGARPAEEDSARTDGAKLAQVRQELADLCRLLERDPAPPLKIE, from the coding sequence GTGAGCGCGATCGACCTTCCCGGCAAGCTCTACTTCAAGATCGGCGAGGTGGCGCGCCTGGTCGGCGTCAAGCCCTACGTGCTGCGCTACTGGGAGAGCGAGTTCGGCGCGCTCCGGCCCGGCAAGACCCGCTCCCGGCATCGCCTCTACCGCCGCAAGGACGTCGAGACGCTGCTCGAGATCCGCCGCCTGCTCTACGTCGAGCGCTACACCATCGAGGGCGCCAAGCGCCGCCTGCGCGAGGGCGCCCGGCCGGCGGAGGAGGACAGCGCGCGTACGGACGGCGCGAAGCTCGCCCAGGTGCGCCAGGAGCTCGCCGACCTCTGCCGCCTGCTCGAGCGCGATCCGGCGCCGCCGCTCAAGATCGAGTAA
- the surE gene encoding 5'/3'-nucleotidase SurE, protein MRTDATPLILVSNDDGVHSEGIAALAGALGDLGQVVVVAPDRERSAVSHSLTLHRPLRVKEIEPGCYAVDGTPTDCVNLGVNGILPRRPALVVSGINKGANLGDDVTYSGTVSAAMEGTLLGLPAFAISLLGRGDFHFDAAARFARRLAAWVLERGLPPDTLLNVNVPAPLDGEPIRGFALTRMGRRRYGDAIIEKVDPRGKKYYWIGGDELAFEDAEGTDFHAVSHGLISVTPIHLDLTNYKSFDALRALQLPWP, encoded by the coding sequence GTGCGCACGGATGCGACGCCGCTCATCCTGGTCTCCAACGATGACGGCGTGCACTCGGAGGGCATCGCGGCGCTGGCCGGGGCGCTCGGAGATCTCGGCCAGGTGGTGGTGGTGGCGCCGGACCGCGAGCGGAGCGCCGTCAGCCACTCGCTCACGCTCCACCGGCCTCTGCGCGTGAAGGAGATCGAGCCGGGGTGCTACGCCGTCGACGGCACGCCGACCGACTGCGTGAACCTGGGCGTCAACGGCATCCTGCCCCGGCGCCCGGCGCTGGTCGTCTCCGGCATCAACAAGGGCGCCAACCTGGGCGACGACGTCACCTACTCGGGCACGGTGTCGGCGGCGATGGAGGGGACGCTGCTCGGCCTCCCGGCCTTCGCCATCTCGCTCCTCGGCCGGGGCGATTTCCACTTCGACGCCGCGGCGCGCTTCGCGCGGCGCCTGGCGGCGTGGGTGCTCGAGCGGGGGCTCCCGCCCGATACGCTGCTCAACGTGAACGTCCCCGCACCGCTCGACGGCGAGCCCATCCGCGGCTTCGCCTTGACGCGCATGGGGCGGCGGCGCTACGGGGACGCCATCATCGAGAAGGTCGATCCGCGCGGCAAGAAGTACTACTGGATCGGCGGCGACGAGCTCGCGTTCGAGGATGCCGAGGGCACCGATTTCCACGCCGTGAGCCACGGCCTCATCTCGGTCACGCCGATCCACCTCGATCTCACCAACTACAAGTCGTTCGACGCGCTCCGCGCGCTCCAGCTCCCATGGCCCTAG
- a CDS encoding phenylalanine--tRNA ligase subunit beta, translating into MRIPLSWLAEFVTWSRPAAALAERLTMAGVKIEAIEEVGRLDPRIVAGRLAAVEPHPDADRLRVCRVDVGGPAPIVAVSGAPGLAAGQLVPMAPPGARLPEGREAQAVRIRGVESAGVLCSEAELGLGEDASQVLVLPSDAAPGTPLARLPGIADTVLEAEVTPNRGDCLSILGVAREVAAATGARLRHPRPRPRESGAAAAREVRVRVEAADLCPRYCARVVRGVGAVPSPLWVRLRLRRAGMRALNAVVDATNYVMLERGQPLHAFDLERLAERRIVVRRGAPGERLTTLDGVERALEGDDLVIADGRGPVALAGVMGGATSEVTPATRAILLESAFFVPASVRRTSRRLALPSQAAYRFERRVDPAMVPEALDAVAALIARLAGGRVAPGIVEDAPGTKALGPPIIRLRPQRVSALLGARLARGQIVRSLHALGATCRAERDALLVTPPSFRGDLRLEEDLVEEVARVGGYDRIPVTLPEVLLAAGEDTPARRLAARVRQALAAAGLAEMVTLAFTDTETNRRLPGFVGRALAPLAVKNPLSSEAGELRRSPLAGLLRALRLNLALGATFVGAFELGKGYGLDAHDTRQEPHAVALLLAGAWPACGVERSGPPVDFLDLKGVLGGVLAALGVAGERVDWRPAGEIEFLHPGKAALVECEGTPLGVAGALHPTITQSADLPGEVWAAELDFAALAHYVPRHLALRPLPRFPAVTRDLAVVVDETFRAGDILEEIRTLQNPQIELVRLFDCYRGAPIAAGKKSLGYTIAYRAPDRTLTDEEVNALHAAVLQRLAGRFALEFRT; encoded by the coding sequence ATGCGCATCCCGCTCTCCTGGCTCGCGGAGTTCGTCACCTGGAGCCGCCCGGCTGCGGCGCTCGCCGAGCGACTCACCATGGCCGGCGTGAAGATCGAGGCCATCGAGGAGGTGGGCCGGCTCGACCCCCGGATCGTGGCGGGGCGGCTCGCCGCCGTCGAGCCGCACCCCGACGCCGACCGCCTGCGGGTGTGCCGGGTCGATGTCGGCGGGCCGGCGCCCATCGTCGCCGTCTCCGGCGCGCCGGGACTCGCGGCGGGGCAGCTCGTCCCGATGGCGCCGCCGGGCGCGCGCCTTCCCGAGGGGCGCGAGGCGCAAGCGGTCCGCATCCGCGGCGTCGAATCCGCCGGCGTCCTCTGCTCCGAGGCCGAACTCGGGCTCGGGGAGGACGCGAGCCAGGTGCTCGTCCTCCCGAGCGACGCCGCGCCGGGGACGCCGCTCGCGCGGCTCCCCGGCATCGCCGACACCGTGCTCGAGGCCGAGGTGACGCCGAACCGCGGCGACTGCCTCTCGATCCTCGGCGTGGCGCGCGAGGTGGCGGCCGCGACGGGCGCGCGCTTGCGCCACCCGCGCCCCCGCCCGCGCGAATCGGGCGCCGCCGCCGCGCGCGAGGTGCGGGTGCGCGTGGAGGCGGCCGACCTCTGCCCGCGCTACTGCGCGCGCGTCGTGCGCGGCGTCGGCGCCGTGCCCTCGCCGCTCTGGGTCCGGCTGCGCCTGCGGCGCGCCGGCATGCGAGCGCTCAACGCGGTGGTCGACGCCACCAACTACGTGATGCTCGAGCGGGGCCAGCCGCTGCACGCCTTCGACCTGGAGCGGCTCGCCGAGCGCCGCATCGTGGTGCGCCGGGGCGCTCCCGGCGAGCGGCTCACGACCCTCGACGGCGTCGAGCGTGCGCTCGAAGGGGACGACCTGGTGATCGCCGACGGCCGCGGCCCCGTGGCGCTGGCGGGCGTGATGGGCGGCGCCACGTCCGAGGTGACGCCCGCGACGCGCGCCATCCTCCTGGAGAGCGCCTTCTTCGTCCCCGCCAGCGTGCGCCGCACGAGCCGGCGCCTCGCCCTCCCGTCGCAGGCGGCGTACCGCTTCGAGCGTCGTGTCGACCCGGCGATGGTGCCCGAGGCGCTCGATGCCGTGGCGGCGCTCATCGCGCGCCTCGCCGGCGGCCGGGTGGCGCCGGGCATCGTGGAGGACGCGCCGGGGACGAAGGCGCTCGGGCCGCCGATCATCCGGCTCCGTCCGCAGCGCGTGAGCGCGCTCCTCGGCGCGCGGCTCGCGCGCGGCCAGATCGTGCGCAGCCTGCACGCGCTCGGCGCGACCTGCCGTGCCGAGCGCGACGCGCTCCTGGTCACGCCGCCGTCCTTCCGGGGGGATCTCCGTCTGGAAGAAGACCTGGTCGAGGAGGTCGCACGCGTGGGCGGTTACGATCGCATCCCGGTGACCCTCCCCGAGGTGCTTCTCGCCGCCGGCGAGGACACGCCCGCGCGGCGGCTGGCGGCCCGCGTGCGGCAGGCGCTGGCCGCCGCCGGCCTCGCCGAGATGGTGACTCTCGCCTTCACCGACACGGAGACGAACCGCCGCTTGCCGGGCTTCGTCGGTCGCGCGCTCGCGCCGCTCGCGGTGAAGAACCCGCTCTCCTCCGAAGCGGGGGAGCTCCGGCGCTCGCCGCTCGCCGGCCTGCTGCGCGCGCTCCGCCTGAACCTCGCGCTCGGCGCCACCTTCGTTGGCGCCTTCGAGCTCGGCAAGGGCTACGGCCTCGACGCGCACGACACCCGCCAGGAGCCGCACGCGGTCGCGCTCCTGCTGGCGGGCGCCTGGCCGGCGTGCGGGGTCGAGCGCAGCGGGCCACCCGTCGACTTCCTCGACCTGAAGGGCGTCCTCGGCGGCGTCCTCGCGGCGCTCGGCGTGGCGGGCGAGCGCGTCGACTGGCGGCCCGCGGGGGAGATCGAGTTCCTCCACCCCGGCAAGGCGGCTCTGGTCGAGTGCGAGGGGACACCCCTCGGCGTGGCCGGGGCCCTCCACCCCACGATCACGCAATCCGCTGATCTTCCAGGGGAAGTGTGGGCGGCGGAGCTTGACTTCGCGGCACTCGCTCACTATGTTCCCCGCCACCTCGCGTTGAGGCCGTTGCCTAGATTCCCCGCCGTCACCCGTGACCTCGCCGTGGTGGTTGACGAGACCTTTCGGGCCGGTGACATCCTCGAGGAGATCCGTACGTTGCAGAACCCGCAGATCGAGCTGGTACGCTTGTTCGACTGCTACCGCGGGGCACCGATCGCGGCTGGGAAGAAGAGCCTTGGCTACACGATCGCCTATCGCGCCCCTGACCGGACGCTGACCGACGAGGAGGTGAACGCGTTGCATGCCGCGGTTCTCCAGCGTCTGGCGGGGCGCTTCGCGCTAGAGTTCCGCACCTGA
- a CDS encoding M23 family metallopeptidase — MRPGGRGAVVVVLIELIACAGPAGLRHRVERGESLYRIAKAYGVTPEELARVNGIRDTGRIEVGQVIVVPRARRALPVGVITPESARGDRPAPPELPRGPSPFVWPVEAGVVTSPFGPRGDTHHDGIDIGSREGAPVRAARAGRVLYSDHLRGYGNLIIVAHDDGYATVYAHNRENRARPGAEVRQGDVIALVGQSGKTSGPNLHFEVRKDNIARNPLFYLPALPAGGAAYRRVDVVEGGHG; from the coding sequence GTGCGGCCGGGCGGGCGAGGGGCGGTGGTGGTGGTGCTGATCGAGCTCATCGCCTGCGCCGGACCGGCAGGTCTCCGGCACCGGGTGGAGCGCGGCGAGAGCCTCTACCGGATCGCCAAGGCCTACGGCGTCACGCCCGAGGAGCTGGCGCGCGTGAACGGCATCAGGGACACGGGCCGCATCGAGGTCGGGCAGGTGATCGTCGTCCCGCGCGCCCGGCGCGCGCTACCGGTCGGCGTGATCACGCCCGAGAGCGCGCGCGGCGACCGCCCCGCGCCCCCCGAGCTGCCGCGCGGCCCCTCGCCCTTCGTGTGGCCGGTCGAGGCGGGGGTGGTGACCTCGCCCTTCGGCCCGCGTGGCGATACCCATCACGATGGCATCGACATCGGCTCGCGCGAGGGCGCGCCCGTGCGCGCCGCGCGCGCGGGACGCGTGCTCTACAGCGACCACCTGCGCGGCTACGGCAACCTGATCATCGTCGCGCACGACGACGGCTACGCGACCGTCTACGCGCACAATCGCGAGAACCGGGCGCGCCCGGGCGCGGAGGTCCGCCAGGGCGATGTCATCGCGCTCGTCGGGCAGAGCGGCAAGACATCGGGCCCGAATCTCCACTTCGAGGTGCGCAAGGACAACATCGCCCGCAATCCCCTCTTCTACCTGCCGGCGCTGCCCGCCGGCGGGGCGGCGTACCGGCGCGTGGATGTGGTAGAGGGAGGGCATGGTTGA
- a CDS encoding protein-L-isoaspartate(D-aspartate) O-methyltransferase: protein MALEFEDARHRMIAEQLEARGFRDPAVLAAMRQVPRHLFVDPALSERAYEDTPLPIGERQTISQPYMVALMSEALELAPGARVLEVGTGSGYQAAVLAEMGARVISLERIPRLAEHARGVLERLGYADRVTVEVADGTLGWPPGAPYDAIVVTAGAPQIPRPLIEQLGERGRLVLPMGEDELQTLVRLRRGPEGLVEEYLGECRFVKLLGSYGWEET from the coding sequence ATGGCCCTAGAGTTCGAGGACGCCCGTCACCGGATGATCGCCGAGCAGCTCGAGGCGCGCGGCTTCCGCGACCCGGCCGTGCTCGCCGCCATGCGGCAGGTGCCGCGCCATCTCTTCGTCGACCCAGCGCTCAGCGAGCGCGCCTACGAGGACACCCCGCTGCCGATCGGCGAGCGGCAGACGATCTCGCAGCCTTACATGGTGGCGCTCATGAGCGAGGCGCTCGAGCTCGCGCCCGGCGCACGCGTGCTCGAGGTGGGGACCGGCTCGGGCTACCAGGCGGCGGTGCTGGCCGAGATGGGCGCGCGCGTCATCTCGCTCGAGCGCATCCCCCGCCTCGCCGAGCATGCGCGCGGAGTGCTCGAGCGGCTCGGCTACGCTGATCGGGTGACCGTCGAGGTGGCCGACGGCACGCTCGGCTGGCCGCCGGGCGCGCCCTACGACGCGATCGTGGTCACGGCGGGCGCGCCGCAGATCCCGCGCCCGCTGATCGAGCAGCTCGGCGAGCGGGGTCGGCTCGTCCTCCCCATGGGCGAGGACGAGCTGCAGACGCTGGTGCGCCTGCGACGCGGGCCCGAGGGGCTCGTCGAGGAGTACCTGGGTGAGTGCCGCTTCGTGAAGCTGCTCGGCAGCTACGGGTGGGAGGAGACGTAA
- a CDS encoding adenine phosphoribosyltransferase codes for MVDLRRRIRDIPDFPKPGIVFRDITPLLADADAFRAMVDRFVERYRGRADVVLGIESRGFLIGAAVAYGLGTGIALVRKPGKLPAQTYAARYELEYGSDMLEIHHDAIGTGHRVLIVDDLLATGGTAAAAVELVRRCGGDVLGCAFVIELAFLGGRRRLRDIEVFSLVTYERP; via the coding sequence ATGGTTGACCTCCGGCGCCGCATCCGCGACATCCCGGACTTCCCCAAGCCGGGCATCGTCTTCCGCGACATCACGCCGCTGCTCGCCGACGCCGACGCCTTCCGCGCCATGGTCGACCGCTTCGTCGAGCGCTACCGCGGCCGGGCCGACGTGGTGCTCGGCATCGAGTCGCGCGGCTTCCTGATCGGCGCGGCCGTGGCCTACGGGCTCGGCACGGGCATCGCCCTCGTGCGCAAGCCGGGCAAGCTCCCCGCCCAGACCTACGCCGCGCGCTACGAGCTCGAGTACGGCAGCGACATGCTCGAGATCCATCACGACGCGATCGGCACCGGCCACCGCGTGCTCATCGTCGACGACCTCCTCGCCACCGGCGGGACGGCCGCGGCGGCGGTGGAGCTGGTCAGGCGCTGCGGGGGCGACGTGCTCGGCTGCGCGTTCGTGATCGAGCTCGCCTTCCTCGGCGGCCGCCGCCGGCTCCGGGACATCGAGGTGTTCTCGCTCGTCACCTACGAGCGCCCCTGA
- the pheS gene encoding phenylalanine--tRNA ligase subunit alpha: protein MRADLAQLREAALAEIAAARTPVELEAIRIRYLGRKGSLNAVLRGLGALPAADRPALGALANQVKDAIQAGLAARAGSLGAAELERSLGEDRIDVTLPGRERPRGHVHPLRQVEDEIVGLFVAMGFRVAEGPEIEDDYHNFGALNFEPDHPARDTQDTLFLAAGDDALLRTHTSPVQIRVMRSTKPPLRVIAPGTVYRRDELDPTHSPMFQQVEGFMVDDRVTFADLKGVLVHFLRRFFGAETGVRFRPSFFPFTEPSAEVDIACTACAAAPRAPDPGCRVCHGGGWLEVLGAGMIHPNVLRAGGCDPEAVRGFAFGMGTDRLALLRFGLADLRLFYDNDLRFLSQFPF from the coding sequence TTGCGCGCCGACCTCGCACAGCTCCGGGAGGCGGCGCTGGCAGAGATCGCGGCTGCCCGGACCCCGGTGGAGCTGGAGGCGATCCGCATCCGTTACCTCGGGCGCAAGGGCTCCTTGAACGCGGTTCTGCGCGGCCTCGGGGCGCTGCCCGCGGCGGACCGGCCCGCGCTCGGGGCTCTCGCCAACCAGGTCAAGGACGCGATCCAGGCAGGGCTCGCCGCCCGGGCGGGCAGCCTCGGCGCGGCCGAGCTCGAGCGCTCGCTCGGCGAGGACCGCATCGACGTCACGCTCCCCGGCCGCGAGCGTCCACGCGGGCACGTCCATCCCCTGCGCCAGGTCGAGGACGAGATCGTCGGGCTCTTCGTCGCCATGGGCTTCCGCGTCGCCGAGGGCCCGGAGATCGAGGACGACTACCACAACTTCGGCGCGCTCAACTTCGAGCCAGACCATCCCGCGCGCGACACCCAGGACACGCTCTTCTTGGCGGCGGGCGACGACGCGCTGCTGCGCACGCACACCTCGCCGGTGCAGATCCGCGTCATGCGCTCCACGAAGCCGCCGCTCCGCGTGATCGCGCCCGGCACCGTCTACCGCCGCGACGAGCTCGATCCCACCCACTCGCCGATGTTCCAGCAGGTCGAGGGCTTCATGGTGGACGATCGCGTCACCTTCGCCGACCTGAAGGGCGTGCTCGTCCATTTCCTCCGCCGCTTCTTCGGGGCCGAGACCGGCGTGCGCTTTCGGCCGAGCTTCTTCCCCTTCACCGAGCCGAGCGCCGAGGTCGACATCGCGTGCACGGCGTGCGCGGCCGCCCCCCGAGCGCCCGACCCGGGCTGCCGGGTCTGCCACGGCGGCGGGTGGCTCGAGGTCCTTGGCGCCGGCATGATCCATCCGAACGTGCTGCGCGCCGGCGGCTGCGACCCCGAGGCGGTGCGCGGCTTCGCTTTCGGGATGGGCACGGACCGGCTCGCGCTCCTCCGCTTCGGCCTCGCCGACCTGCGGCTCTTCTACGACAACGACCTCCGCTTCCTCTCCCAGTTCCCTTTCTAG
- a CDS encoding integration host factor subunit alpha yields the protein MTKADIVERIYERVGFSKKEATEVVESIFELVKRHLERGEKVKVSGFGNFVVNEKRPRKGRNPQTGEEIVISGRRVLTFKASQVLKKTMNGGPAAGTGNAA from the coding sequence ATGACGAAGGCCGACATCGTGGAACGCATCTACGAGAGAGTCGGCTTCTCGAAGAAGGAGGCGACGGAGGTGGTGGAGTCGATCTTCGAGCTGGTGAAGCGCCACCTCGAGCGTGGCGAGAAGGTCAAGGTCTCCGGCTTCGGCAATTTCGTCGTGAACGAGAAGCGCCCGCGCAAGGGCCGCAACCCGCAGACCGGCGAGGAGATCGTCATCTCGGGCCGCCGGGTACTCACCTTCAAGGCGAGCCAGGTGCTCAAGAAGACGATGAACGGCGGGCCCGCCGCCGGGACCGGCAACGCCGCCTGA